GTAATTGTCTTCAGGGATAAAGCATATCTCCTGGCTCTCAGGTCTCTCTGCGGCAGGTAACCCCATCTCTCTGGCGAGTTTTCTTATTCTGTCCTTTGTAAGACTTCCGAGTGGAAAGATTGTGTGACCTAACTGCTTCTGTGTCATCACATAGAGAAAATATGATTGGTCTTTTCTGAAATCAACCCCCTTTTTCAAGATGTAGCGATTATTCATAGCCTCTATCCTTGCATAGTGTCCGGTTGCGATATATTCAGCACCAAGCCTATCTGCTTCCCTGAGGAGGAAATCGAATTTTATAAATCTGTTACATCTTACACACGGGTTTGGTGTGTATCCCCTTGAATACTCTGAGTAGAAATCCTCTATAACCTTGTCTGCAAAGGCATCTCTGAGGTCAAGTATCTTATGTCTGATTCCGAGTTCTTCGCACACCCTTTTTGCTGTCTCTGCCGATACCAGAGAACAGCAGGTTGCCATATCCTCTGTGACCCTCCAGTCCCATATCTGGAATGTTACACCTGTTACCTCAAATCCTTCTTTTTTAAGCAGGACTGCAGATACAGAAGAATCTACACCACCACTCATACCAAGGACAACTTTTCTAATCATAAATTAGTAGATCCTCAAAATATTATACAACGTATCCCGCTGTGCGGGGATATAGCCAGCGTCCCTTATAAGATCTATGATTTCTTCCTTTGTCGTCCTGTAACTCACCCCCGTTGCCGCTACTACATTCTCCTCAAGCATGGTGCTCCCAAAGTCATTTGCACCGAACTTCAAAGCAACCTGTGCCATCTTGGCGCCTTGAGTAACCCAGGACGCCTGGATGTTTTTTATGTTATCAAGCATTATCCTAGATAACGCAAGAACCTTGAGATACTCTACTCCTGTGGCACTTCTGCCACCGAGTTCAGTCCTGTTTGATTGGTATGTCCATGGGATAAATGCGGTGAATCCTCCTGTCTTATCCTGTATCTCTCTTATCCTTATGAGGTGCTCAATTATCTCTTCCCCTGTTTCCACAGAACCAAACATCATCGTTGCTGTTGTAGGCATGCCAAGTTTGTGTACCTCTATCATCACCTCTGCCCACTGTTCCCAACCTATCTTCTTAGGGCTTATCTCACTTCTAACCCTGTCAACAAGTATCTCGGCACCGCCTCCTGGGATAGAGTCAAGTCCGGCAGACTTTAGACGCCTGAGCGTCTGAGGGATATTAAGACCTGATATCTTTGCTATGTGATATATCTCTGGTGGTGAAAGGGAGTGAATCTGTACATCATATCTTTGTTTTATGGATGAGAAAAGGTCTTCAAAAAACTCAATCGAAAGGGTAGGGTGTAGTCCCCCTTGCATGAGTATCTGGGTGCCACCGAGCGTAATCGTCTCATCTATCTTCTTAAAGATTTCATCCTTGCTCAATATATATGCGTCTGGGTCATCTTCGTCTCTGTAAAAGGCACAGAATTTACAGCGACTTATACAAATATTCGTGTAATTTATATTTCTGTCAACAACAAAGGTTACAATTCTCTCAGGGTGCAACTCTTCCCTGATCTTATCTGCTGCCTCACCGAGACTCAAAAGGTCTGCTTTGTCCAGGAGATTAATCCCTTCTTCTTTTGTTACTCTTTTTCTTTTTATGAACATCCTCTTCTTGTCAGATTGATATAATTATACAGAAAAAAACTTTAATAGAAAATGGAAAACACTCATCAAAACCTCTTTACACTCTTCCTTTATATGCTTTATAATTGTTTATGAAAATGCACAGCGAGCGCATTGGATTTAGGTATATTTTTTATTTTTCTGCCACCAAGGATTAAAAGGTTCTATGTTCGATTTTCGTCTCAAAATCTTTTGCACCGTTGCAGAGTTGCAAAGCTTCTCTAAAGCAGGTCAAGTACTGTACATAACCCAGCCAGCTGTCTCTTTTCAAATTAAATCCCTTGAGGAGGAACTTGGGGTTAGGTTATTTAATAGGGAGAGAAACAAGGTCGTTCTTACAGATGTTGGGAAAATTCTTTTTAATTATGCGAAAAAGATTTTCCAGATCTATGAAGAAGCAGAAAAAGAGATAGGTAAAATTACCCATTCGATAAAGGGTAAACTAATCATTGGTGCAACTTCTATAATCGGTAGATATTATCTTCCTACGGTCATTGAGGCATTCAAGCAAAAATACCCCGATGCCGAAGTCATCGCTCAGATTTCAAATACGGAGACGCTAATAAAATCCTTACTACAGGACACACTGGATTTATGTATTGTGAGTGAACCATTATCTATGTATGGAGATTCATTTCTTTATTACCCGTATATTAAAGATAAACTGGTTCTTATTGTCCCTTCAAATCATCGATGGGTAACTCGAGAATCGATTACCCTTGAAGAGCTACTGGAAGAACCCTTTATTATTCGAGAAGAGGGGTCTGGCACAAGGACTACAATTGAACACTATCTCCATGAAAGGGAGAAACGGATCGAAGATTTAAATATTATCATGACTCTTGGAAGCACAGAGGCTGTGAAAGGTGCGGTAGAAAGTGGGGTAGGGGTTTCTATTCTTTCAAAATGCCCAGTAAAGAGGGAATTAGAGATAGGCTCGGTAAGAATAGTAAAAATTGAAGGTATGAAAATGTTTCAAAATTTTACAATTGTGTATCCTCGAAAATTTCAGAGGTTGATTTCAGAGAGATTTTTACATTTTATCCAAGAGATTAAGCCTTGTAGTTAAATAAATTGTTAAATTGTTCAGTGGTAGAAAATTCAATTAGTTTGTCAGTTTAGTTGGCAATTATTAGTGCTACCCTTATCAATATCTTGTAATGTTTAAGTTTCGGCAAGAATGATAATTGTGAGTGACGGTGTTATATCTCAAGAGTTAGTTGCTAAGGCTGGGGCCATCCTCCTTAAGACTGCTGCTACAAGGTTCCCAGATTTCTATATAAAGGTCATTGAAGACCATCTAAAGAAAGAGCGCCATCCTGGAGCCAAAGCAAGGCTTAAAAGGATGATTGAGGCTATAAGATGCTCTCACGAAGAGGGAAGGCCTATATGCCAAGACACAGGCATACCCTTATACTTTGTAACTATAGGAGAGTATGCTAGGGTAAGAGGAGACATTAATGCAGCTCTGAACCTTGGAACTGAAAAAGCTACTAAAGAGACACCTTTAAGAGAGAATGTTGTTCATCCATTGACCTGCCAAAACCCTGGAACCAATGTTGGATGGGGAATGCCTTATGTTGTCTATGACTTTAAGCCTGGAGCAGACTACATAGAGATTAAAGCTGTTGCAAGGGGAGATGGGGAAGATATGCCTACGACGATTGTAAGAATGCCATCTACAGGGCCAAGGCTTCAAAACATCAAGAAAGGGATTCTGGAGGTAATATATAATTCAAGATGGGCATGTCCGCCTCATGTGATAGGGATATGCATAGGCGCTAATGTGACGATAGCCACTCATATAGCTTTGAAAGCCACCTTCCGAATCCCCACTGGAGCCAGAAGCACCGATCCCATGACTGCTCAGCTTGAAGAAGAACTCTTGAATGCCATTAACTCACTTGGGATAGGACCCGGCGCTTTAGGAGGGGACACTACGGCTCTCGCCGTGCACGTAGAGCTCGCAGGATGTCACACGATCTCTCCTGCTCTTGTAGTCGCCCCGGGTTGCTGGACTACTGGAAGGTTTGCTGTGGGGAGGTTGTATAACGATGGAAGATTTGAGGGATTAACCCATCCAGATATTCAGGTGACTTAGATGGCTGAATACAGGATTAGAGCCCCAGTTTTGGAAGAGGATGTCAGGAGGCTCAGGGTAGGTGACATCGTGTTCATCGACGGAGTAGTACATGCGTGGAGGGATAGGGCCTATGACCATGCCTTCGAACTTTTAAAGAAAGGCGAGAGGCTTCCTGAGAATCTGAAGGGATGTGTCCACTGGCACTGTGGCCCTATAACAAAGAAGGTTGGAGGTAAATGGATTGTTGTTTCAGCCGGGCCTACCACCAGTAGACGTTTTGATAAAGTGGAACCTATAGCTATCAGAGAGTGGGGCGTAAAGATAGTCATAGGTAAAGGCCTCGGGATGGGCAGTGGAGTAGCTGAAGCATTAAAGATGTGTGGAGCAGCTTATCTTTCGGCTGTCGGAGGAGCGGCTTCTTATTATGGTAAAAAGATCAAAAAAGTCAGAGCCGTACACTGGCTTGAGCTCGGCATGCCTGAAGCTATGTGGGTCTTCGAGGTTGAAAACTTTGGGCCACTGGAGGTATCCATGGATTCCTACGGGGAAAACCTTTACGACGATATTAAGAAGGAGGTAAACAAAAATCTATTAGAGGTTTACAGGGCACTTGGTGTAAATGTGGCTGAAACAGAGTTATCTTTAGGAGAAATAGGAAGGTAGTAATGCCTATCGAATCGGACATCTTAGAAGAAATTGGATATAATTTGCACTTCAGAGCTGCGACGAAAATGCCCGATGATGTCAAGAAGGCATTAAGGGATATTTACCAGAGAGAGTCTAAGAAACTTCCGAAATATGTCCTGGGTAAAATAATAGAAAACTTTGAAAAGGCAGAAAGTGAAAAAAAGTCTATCTGTTCGGACCCAGGTATTCCTCGTTTTTATGTTAAGGTTGGAAATAGAGCTTCGATTCGAGGTGGATTTATATCTTTAGAGGAGGCTCTTAGAAGGGCTACAGCCAGGGCTACAAGAGATATTCCACTGAGATCGAATGCTGTGCATCCCATGACGCATGAAAACCCCACCACAAATGTCGGGATTTTTGCTCCAGATATCTATTATAGCTTCGAACCCAAGGTGGATTGGATCGAGATAACTGTTTCCCATAAAGGTGGCTTTTATGGTAGTGATTACAGGTGGCTTTTGCCTGGAGACGGAATAGAGGGAATGGAGAGATTCTTTTTAGACGCCATCAGTGTGAATGGTCGTCGAGGTTTTGCCTGTTTACCCTCTTTAGTAGGAATAGGGATTGGAGGAAACAAGGACGTGTCATTCAGATTGGCACGGGAAGCTGTTTCGCTTCGTACGGTAGGAGATCGGCATCCAGACCCCTTTATCGCAGATTTTGAGGAAGAACTGAAAGAGCTGGCCAATTCTACCATGTTCGGTACAATGGGGCTGTGGGGAGATGTTACGGTCATGGATGTTCACATAGAAATTGCTTATGGACACACCGGCGGACCGCCGATGTCTATCCACCAGCATTGTAATGCTCTGAGAAGGGCATCAGCCAGAATTGATTCAAAAAATAGAGTTGAATATAAGGATGATCCGCAATGGTTTACGCCTTATTATAGGAGAAAAACTATAGCTCAGGAGGCTTGGGAATGACAATACAATCCTTAGATGACCTGGAATTGAGAGAAGTTCGATTGAATATACCA
This window of the Nitrospirota bacterium genome carries:
- a CDS encoding FumA C-terminus/TtdB family hydratase beta subunit → MAEYRIRAPVLEEDVRRLRVGDIVFIDGVVHAWRDRAYDHAFELLKKGERLPENLKGCVHWHCGPITKKVGGKWIVVSAGPTTSRRFDKVEPIAIREWGVKIVIGKGLGMGSGVAEALKMCGAAYLSAVGGAASYYGKKIKKVRAVHWLELGMPEAMWVFEVENFGPLEVSMDSYGENLYDDIKKEVNKNLLEVYRALGVNVAETELSLGEIGR
- the mnmA gene encoding tRNA 2-thiouridine(34) synthase MnmA — its product is MIRKVVLGMSGGVDSSVSAVLLKKEGFEVTGVTFQIWDWRVTEDMATCCSLVSAETAKRVCEELGIRHKILDLRDAFADKVIEDFYSEYSRGYTPNPCVRCNRFIKFDFLLREADRLGAEYIATGHYARIEAMNNRYILKKGVDFRKDQSYFLYVMTQKQLGHTIFPLGSLTKDRIRKLAREMGLPAAERPESQEICFIPEDNYPLFLKNLIPEKIIPGVIIDKKGKRLGTHKGICLYTVGQRKGLGIAAPKPLYVINIDAETNTIVVGEKEDAYGSDLIADDVNWVAIDGLNSTIRLKARIRYAMKETEATIEPLSDKMVKVRFDEPQWAITPGQSVVFYDGDVVVGGGIINRNY
- a CDS encoding fumarate hydratase; its protein translation is MIIVSDGVISQELVAKAGAILLKTAATRFPDFYIKVIEDHLKKERHPGAKARLKRMIEAIRCSHEEGRPICQDTGIPLYFVTIGEYARVRGDINAALNLGTEKATKETPLRENVVHPLTCQNPGTNVGWGMPYVVYDFKPGADYIEIKAVARGDGEDMPTTIVRMPSTGPRLQNIKKGILEVIYNSRWACPPHVIGICIGANVTIATHIALKATFRIPTGARSTDPMTAQLEEELLNAINSLGIGPGALGGDTTALAVHVELAGCHTISPALVVAPGCWTTGRFAVGRLYNDGRFEGLTHPDIQVT
- a CDS encoding fumarate hydratase encodes the protein MPIESDILEEIGYNLHFRAATKMPDDVKKALRDIYQRESKKLPKYVLGKIIENFEKAESEKKSICSDPGIPRFYVKVGNRASIRGGFISLEEALRRATARATRDIPLRSNAVHPMTHENPTTNVGIFAPDIYYSFEPKVDWIEITVSHKGGFYGSDYRWLLPGDGIEGMERFFLDAISVNGRRGFACLPSLVGIGIGGNKDVSFRLAREAVSLRTVGDRHPDPFIADFEEELKELANSTMFGTMGLWGDVTVMDVHIEIAYGHTGGPPMSIHQHCNALRRASARIDSKNRVEYKDDPQWFTPYYRRKTIAQEAWE
- the mqnC gene encoding cyclic dehypoxanthinyl futalosine synthase; the encoded protein is MFIKRKRVTKEEGINLLDKADLLSLGEAADKIREELHPERIVTFVVDRNINYTNICISRCKFCAFYRDEDDPDAYILSKDEIFKKIDETITLGGTQILMQGGLHPTLSIEFFEDLFSSIKQRYDVQIHSLSPPEIYHIAKISGLNIPQTLRRLKSAGLDSIPGGGAEILVDRVRSEISPKKIGWEQWAEVMIEVHKLGMPTTATMMFGSVETGEEIIEHLIRIREIQDKTGGFTAFIPWTYQSNRTELGGRSATGVEYLKVLALSRIMLDNIKNIQASWVTQGAKMAQVALKFGANDFGSTMLEENVVAATGVSYRTTKEEIIDLIRDAGYIPAQRDTLYNILRIY
- a CDS encoding selenium metabolism-associated LysR family transcriptional regulator, which encodes MFDFRLKIFCTVAELQSFSKAGQVLYITQPAVSFQIKSLEEELGVRLFNRERNKVVLTDVGKILFNYAKKIFQIYEEAEKEIGKITHSIKGKLIIGATSIIGRYYLPTVIEAFKQKYPDAEVIAQISNTETLIKSLLQDTLDLCIVSEPLSMYGDSFLYYPYIKDKLVLIVPSNHRWVTRESITLEELLEEPFIIREEGSGTRTTIEHYLHEREKRIEDLNIIMTLGSTEAVKGAVESGVGVSILSKCPVKRELEIGSVRIVKIEGMKMFQNFTIVYPRKFQRLISERFLHFIQEIKPCS